A single Lycorma delicatula isolate Av1 chromosome 12, ASM4794821v1, whole genome shotgun sequence DNA region contains:
- the LOC142333493 gene encoding acyl-CoA Delta-9 desaturase-like has translation MTVDSSTGALFEDDAVPEPMVHKAPEIKHKVKIFWRNVFTLTYFHIASIYGVYLALTNTKWQTFAWVALLYVITKIGITAGVHRYWTHRSYKAKLPLRVILMFFFTLAFEGKVYVWARDHRVHHKYQETDADPYNAGRGFWFAHMTWLLQSKHPEVLKKGQGIDVSDLKNDKLVMFQKKYYWPIVYVICLFMPTFVPWYYWNESLITAWHVAVCLRYILSYHGTWVVNSFAHMYGNRPYEVSIYARENGAVSFISLGEGWHNYHHTFPWDYKTSELGNYGLNLTTAFIDFMAKIGWAYDLKTVPPHLVKKRALRTGDGTYKDVWGWDDKDLPLQEKKEATIVNKKD, from the exons ATGACAGTAGACAGTTCAACAGGAGCATTATTTGAAGATGATGCAGTACCAGAACCTATGGTCCACAAAGCTCctgaaattaaacataaagttaaaatattctgGAGAAATGTATTCACACTCACCTACTTCCACATAGCTAGTATATATGGTGTTTACCTTGCGTTAACAAATACAAAGTGGCAGACATTTGCTTGGG TTGCTTTGCTGTATGTTATTACAAAGATTGGTATCACTGCGGGAGTGCACAGGTACTGGACACATCGTTCTTATAAAGCAAAATTACCACTTAGAGTAATACTAATGTTCTTTTTCACTTTAGCATTTGAA GGTAAAGTTTATGTTTGGGCTCGTGATCACAGAGTGCATCACAAGTATCAAGAAACAGATGCTGACCCATATAATGCGGGTAGAGGTTTTTGGTTTGCCCATATGACATGGTTACTACAAAGCAAACATCCTGAAGTATTGAAAAAGGGACAAGGAATAGATGTGTCtgatttgaaaaatgataaattggttatgtttcagaaaaa atACTACTGGCCAATTGtgtatgttatttgtttatttatgccaACATTTGTTCCTTGGTATTATTGGAATGAATCACTCATTACCGCTTGGCATGTAGCAGTttgtttaagatatattttatcatacCATGGTACATGGGTCGTCAATAGTTTTGCTCACATGTACGGCAACAGACCTTATGaagt ATCTATTTATGCAAGAGAAAATGGAGCAGTTTCATTCATATCACTCGGCGAAGGTTGGCATAATTATCATCATACATTTCCATGGGATTACAAAACGAGTGAATTAGGCAATTATGGATTAAATTTAACTACTGCATTCATTGACTTCATGGCAAAAATTGGATGGGCATACGATTTAAAAACTGTTCCTCCTCACCTTGTAAAGAAACGTGCATTACGTACTGGTGATGGTACATACAAAGATGTCTGGGGCTGGGACGATAAAGATCTTCCACTACAAGAGAAGAAAGAAGCAAcgattgttaataaaaaagactga